In Roseisolibacter agri, a genomic segment contains:
- a CDS encoding exosortase/archaeosortase family protein gives MTTASPPIQSTLLDRTRTWVSVETVLTAGLFAVLFARPLRLLALDWWNNPEAGHGLLLAPLALWFAWKEGLSAQATPNRLLGGLILLFGVAFRYLADLAAELFVMRGSILVSLLGLVVWYFGFRQALRWWLPFTLLGLSIPLPELILSRVALPLQFTASQIGASLLAWRDIPVLLTGNVIKIPGHELFVAEACSGLRSLTALLSLSVLLGAITLNKVASRVLLLAAAVPIAIMLNGVRVFLTGFLVYFVDPKLGEGFMNITEGWLIFVVAFLLLGGVAWAFGRAERWWHTRGLPPAPPAEYAEEYDDRTDPGAEAPDAIHPDEQAPAHG, from the coding sequence GTGACCACCGCCTCGCCCCCGATCCAGTCGACCCTGCTCGACCGCACCCGTACCTGGGTGTCGGTCGAGACGGTGCTGACCGCCGGGCTCTTCGCCGTGCTCTTCGCGCGGCCGCTGCGCCTGCTCGCGCTCGACTGGTGGAACAACCCGGAGGCGGGGCACGGGCTGCTGCTCGCGCCCCTGGCCCTCTGGTTCGCCTGGAAGGAAGGGCTGTCGGCCCAGGCGACGCCGAACCGCCTGCTGGGCGGCCTGATCCTCCTGTTCGGCGTCGCGTTCCGCTACCTCGCCGACCTGGCCGCCGAGCTGTTCGTGATGCGGGGCTCGATCCTCGTGTCGCTGCTCGGCCTCGTCGTCTGGTACTTCGGCTTCCGCCAGGCGCTGCGCTGGTGGCTGCCGTTCACGCTGCTGGGCCTCTCGATCCCGCTGCCGGAGCTGATCCTCAGCCGCGTCGCGCTGCCGCTGCAGTTCACGGCCTCGCAGATCGGCGCGTCGCTGCTGGCGTGGCGCGACATCCCGGTGCTGCTGACCGGCAACGTCATCAAGATCCCCGGCCACGAGCTGTTCGTCGCCGAGGCGTGCAGCGGGCTGCGCTCGCTCACCGCGCTCCTGAGCCTCAGCGTGCTGCTCGGCGCGATCACGCTGAACAAGGTCGCGAGCCGCGTGCTGCTGCTCGCCGCCGCGGTGCCGATCGCCATCATGCTGAACGGCGTGCGCGTCTTCCTCACCGGCTTCCTGGTCTACTTCGTGGACCCGAAGCTGGGCGAGGGCTTCATGAACATCACCGAGGGCTGGCTGATCTTCGTCGTCGCGTTCCTGCTGCTGGGCGGCGTGGCGTGGGCGTTCGGCCGCGCCGAGCGCTGGTGGCACACGCGCGGGCTGCCGCCCGCGCCGCCGGCGGAGTACGCGGAGGAGTACGACGACCGCACCGACCCGGGCGCCGAGGCCCCGGACGCGATCCATCCCGACGAGCAGGCGCCCGCCCATGGCTGA
- a CDS encoding exosortase C-terminal domain/associated protein EpsI, with amino-acid sequence MADHVRFVPPLMLAAGCALIFGVREQLQTPSREPMSKLRVDVPGYTMQDVVVPEQERKVAGMSDYAMRAFARDSLDPGFSYYVGYYDYQQQGKTIHSPKNCLPGAGWEAVEANLRPMKSADGSSFIANRYVLANKGAQAVVYYWYQGRGRIEASEYKVKWHLLRDAAVYGRTEEALVRIVVPLDTRHARGPEDIARLRASADSIATSVAARLEPEVRRVLPTPPGSA; translated from the coding sequence ATGGCTGACCACGTGCGCTTCGTGCCCCCGCTGATGCTGGCGGCGGGCTGTGCCCTGATCTTCGGCGTCCGCGAGCAGCTCCAGACGCCCTCGCGCGAGCCGATGTCCAAGCTCCGCGTCGACGTGCCCGGCTACACGATGCAGGACGTCGTCGTGCCCGAGCAGGAGCGCAAGGTCGCCGGCATGAGCGACTACGCGATGCGCGCCTTCGCGCGCGACTCGCTCGACCCGGGCTTCTCGTACTACGTCGGCTACTACGACTACCAGCAGCAGGGCAAGACCATCCACTCGCCCAAGAACTGCCTGCCGGGCGCGGGATGGGAGGCGGTGGAGGCGAACCTCCGCCCGATGAAGTCGGCCGACGGCTCGTCGTTCATCGCCAACCGGTACGTGCTCGCCAACAAGGGTGCGCAGGCGGTCGTGTACTACTGGTACCAGGGCCGCGGGCGCATCGAGGCGAGCGAGTACAAGGTGAAGTGGCACCTGCTGCGCGACGCGGCGGTCTACGGCCGCACCGAGGAGGCGCTGGTGCGCATCGTCGTGCCGCTCGACACGCGCCACGCGCGCGGGCCGGAGGACATCGCGCGGCTGCGCGCGTCCGCCGACAGCATCGCCACGTCGGTCGCGGCGCGCCTGGAGCCCGAGGTGCGGCGCGTGCTCCCGACGCCGCCGGGATCGGCCTGA
- a CDS encoding glycosyltransferase, with product MTTPLSVQDPDGRASNARPLRVDVLLPTHNRAELVGRTLDTLLAARRPDGLQARVIVVDNNSRDATRAVVEERARRGAEVGLPIVYLFEPRAGKSHALNTGVAATDCDVIGMIDDDEDVEPRWFEAIAQAFATPGVDYITGPCLPRWEIDPPRWLAAEYDPVLGLFYEGDRILGMPDEYRGQMMGGNAAVRRALLMSAGGYDASLGPSESTRQLSCEDSEMHERLRRLGARGQYRPDFIILHFVPRTRLEKRYHRRWHFWHGVSLGVLDRKAPHDVPYALGVPRFMVGEAVRDLLGLLGLRRLPGDRPREARRFGATLRLLGVAGFWYGRNRFRPAAAPASPATASVSAGAPA from the coding sequence ATGACCACCCCGCTGTCCGTGCAGGACCCCGACGGCCGCGCCTCCAACGCGCGGCCGTTGCGCGTCGACGTGCTGCTGCCGACGCACAACCGCGCGGAGCTCGTCGGCCGCACGCTCGACACGCTGCTGGCCGCGCGCCGCCCCGACGGGCTGCAGGCGCGCGTCATCGTCGTCGACAACAACTCGCGCGACGCGACGCGCGCGGTCGTCGAGGAGCGCGCGCGCCGCGGCGCCGAGGTCGGGCTCCCGATCGTCTACCTGTTCGAGCCGCGCGCGGGCAAGTCGCATGCGCTCAACACCGGCGTCGCGGCCACGGACTGCGACGTCATCGGGATGATCGACGACGACGAGGACGTCGAGCCGCGCTGGTTCGAGGCCATCGCGCAGGCGTTCGCGACGCCCGGCGTCGACTACATCACGGGCCCGTGCCTGCCGCGCTGGGAGATCGACCCGCCGCGCTGGCTGGCCGCCGAGTACGACCCGGTGCTCGGACTGTTCTACGAGGGGGACCGCATCCTCGGCATGCCCGACGAGTACCGCGGGCAGATGATGGGCGGCAACGCCGCCGTGCGGCGCGCGCTGCTGATGTCCGCGGGCGGCTACGACGCCTCGCTCGGCCCCTCGGAGTCGACGCGACAGCTGTCGTGCGAGGACAGCGAGATGCACGAGCGGCTGCGGCGCCTGGGCGCGCGCGGCCAGTACCGGCCGGACTTCATCATCCTGCACTTCGTGCCGCGCACGCGGCTCGAGAAGCGCTACCACCGCCGGTGGCACTTCTGGCACGGCGTCTCGCTCGGCGTGCTCGATCGCAAGGCGCCGCACGACGTGCCGTACGCGCTCGGCGTGCCGCGCTTCATGGTCGGCGAGGCCGTGCGCGACCTGCTCGGGCTCCTCGGCCTGCGGCGCCTGCCGGGCGACCGTCCGCGCGAGGCGCGGCGCTTCGGCGCGACGCTGCGCCTGCTCGGCGTCGCCGGGTTCTGGTACGGGCGCAACCGCTTCCGTCCGGCCGCGGCGCCCGCGTCGCCCGCGACCGCCAGCGTGTCGGCCGGCGCCCCCGCGTGA
- a CDS encoding glycosyltransferase family 4 protein, with protein sequence MTAPATVLFAHSGRDWIRGSERCLLDLIARLDRTRFTPVLACESRVLADAAGALGAEIEHVPEWRDGWRPPMEQVRRVQRIVQAHGVRLVHANNLIPIPSVLPVARSGGIPVVAHIHLMMTREERLHSWLHQAAAIVGVSRHVVAGLLDDGMPPSRVHVVYNGIDRSRLDAGNACALRTSLGIAPHAFVATVVGSLIEIKGQRVIIDAIGALRAAGVDAHLLMVGDGEARPALEAQAAALGLTGHVHVLGERGDVGAMLRDATDVAVTASRMEAFPLNVLEAQYARVPVVASDIPAHREGVVVDATGLLFPPGDAGALAAHLAALATAPDRRRAMGEAGHARVLERFLVERYADEFQALYRALLAEPASRHGWRGSVWPAAYGEWIRGAVGRRLARVRHRARA encoded by the coding sequence ATGACCGCGCCCGCGACGGTCCTGTTCGCGCACAGCGGTCGCGACTGGATCCGGGGCAGCGAGCGCTGCCTGCTCGACCTGATCGCGCGGCTGGACCGCACGCGCTTCACGCCGGTGCTCGCGTGCGAGAGCCGCGTGCTGGCCGACGCGGCGGGCGCGCTGGGCGCGGAGATCGAGCACGTGCCCGAGTGGCGCGACGGCTGGCGGCCGCCGATGGAGCAGGTGCGCCGCGTGCAGCGCATCGTGCAGGCGCACGGCGTGCGCCTGGTGCACGCGAACAACCTGATCCCGATCCCGTCGGTGCTGCCCGTCGCGCGCTCGGGCGGGATCCCGGTCGTCGCGCACATCCACCTGATGATGACGCGCGAGGAACGGCTGCACTCGTGGCTGCACCAGGCGGCGGCGATCGTCGGCGTCAGCCGCCACGTGGTGGCCGGGCTGCTGGACGACGGGATGCCGCCGTCGCGCGTGCACGTCGTCTACAACGGCATCGACCGATCGCGCCTCGACGCGGGCAACGCGTGCGCGCTGCGCACGTCGCTCGGCATCGCGCCGCATGCGTTCGTGGCGACCGTCGTCGGCTCGCTGATCGAGATCAAGGGACAGCGCGTCATCATCGACGCCATCGGCGCGCTGCGCGCGGCGGGGGTGGACGCGCACCTGCTGATGGTCGGCGACGGCGAGGCGCGGCCCGCGCTCGAGGCGCAGGCGGCCGCGCTGGGGCTCACGGGGCACGTGCACGTCCTCGGCGAGCGCGGCGACGTGGGCGCCATGCTGCGCGACGCGACCGACGTCGCCGTGACCGCGTCGCGCATGGAGGCGTTCCCGCTCAACGTGCTCGAGGCGCAGTACGCGCGCGTGCCGGTCGTCGCCAGCGACATCCCCGCGCACCGCGAGGGCGTCGTGGTCGATGCGACGGGGCTCCTCTTTCCGCCGGGCGACGCGGGCGCGCTGGCCGCGCACCTCGCGGCGCTCGCGACCGCGCCGGATCGGCGTCGCGCGATGGGGGAGGCGGGGCACGCGCGCGTGCTGGAGCGCTTCCTCGTCGAGCGGTACGCGGACGAGTTCCAGGCGCTGTACCGCGCGCTGCTCGCGGAGCCCGCGTCGCGGCACGGCTGGCGCGGGAGCGTGTGGCCGGCCGCGTACGGCGAGTGGATCCGGGGCGCCGTGGGCCGCCGTCTGGCACGCGTGCGCCACCGTGCTCGGGCGTGA